The sequence below is a genomic window from Thioclava nitratireducens.
CGCCCCAGGACCTCGATCTGGTGGAGATCGTCGAGACCCTGCAGGACACGCCCAAGACCCGCGTCGGGCCGCTGATCGCCGGGTGGCTGGACCGGCTCGAGCCCTCGGAACGCTATGCGCTCTTGAAACTCGCGACCGGGGGGCTGCGCGTGGGCGTCTCGGCGCGGCTTGCCCGGGTGGCTCTGGCCTCGCTCGGCACGCCCGAACTTGAGGAGATCGAGGAAATCTGGCACGGGCTATCGCCGCCCTATCAGCCGCTTTTCGACTGGATCGAGGGCGGCGAAAAGCCCGAGCGCGCAGGTTTTGCGCCGTTCCGTCCGGTGATGCTGTCGACTCCCACCGATCTCGACGCGCTCACCGATTTGACGCCCGACGACTTCGCCGCCGAGTGGAAATGGGACGGCATCCGCGTGCAGGCCGTGGCCGAGGGCGGCGAGAGGCGGCTTTATTCGCGCACCGGCGAGGATATTTCGGGGGCGTTTCCTGATGTAGTCGCGCATATGGCATTCGACGGCGCGCTCGATGGCGAGTTGATCGTACGGCGCGGCGATCAGGTGGCGCCATTCGGCGATCTGCAGAAGCGGCTGGGGCGGAAATCTCCGGGCAAAGCGATGCTCGCCTCTCACCCTGCGGCGCTGCGGCTCTACGATATCCTGATCGCGGGCGAGGAAGATCTGCGCCCCCTGCCCTTCGAGGCCCGCCGCACCCGGCTGGAGGCGTTTGTTGCTGACCTCAACCCCGAGCGCTTCGACGTCTCGGAACTGCTGCCCTTCGACACTTGGGAGGATCTCGCCGAGTTACGCGAAGCGCCGCCCGAGGTGGTGATCGAGGGCGTGATGCTGAAACGTCGCGATACGCCCTACATGGCGGGCCGCCCCAAGGGGCCGTGGTTCAAGTGGAAACGCGATCCGCGGATCATCGATGCGGTGATCCTTTATGCGCAACGCGGGCATGGCAAACGCTCGGGCTTCTATTCCGATTTCACCTTCGGCGTCTGGGAGGGAGAGCATCTCGTGCCCGTGGGCAAGGCCTATTCCGGCTTTACCGATGAGGAACTGCGCAAGCTCGACCGTTTCGTGCGCAATCACACGGTGGAACGCTTTGGCCCGGTGCGGTCCCTGTCGCCCGATCTGGTGGTGGAGGTCGCCTTCGAGGGGCTCAACCGCTCCACCCGACATAAATCCGGCGTCGCGATGCGCTTCCCGCGCATCTCGCGAATCCGCTGGGACAAACCCCCAGGTGAGGCCGACCGGATCGAGACCCTGCGCGCGATGCTGCCCGAGGTCGAGCAGCCCTAGCGGGTCAGCACGTACGCCCCCGGCGCATCGCAGAGCGCGCGGTATTTGCGCCCCTTGCCCATCGCGGGCGGCGCGATCTCGGACCCGTCCCCGGTCTTGCGCAGCCATTTCGCCCAAGGCTCCCACCACGACCCTTCGCGGGGCGCACATTCCGAGGCCCAGTCCACGGCGGAGGGATGCGGCATGCCGGGGCGATGCTCCATCAGGCGGTAATGCGCCCGCGGCGCACCCGGCGGACGCACGATCCCGGTATTGTGCCCGCCCGAGACCAGCGCGAAATTCACCGCTCCCGGCAGAGACCATGTCAGCTTGAAGACCGAGTGCCACGGCGCGATGTGATCGGCCTCGGTCGCGACGGCGAAGACCGGCGTCTCGATATCCTGCAGGAAGACCGGCACGCCGCGCGTATCCATGCGTCCCTCTGCCAGATCATTGTCGAGAAACAGCCGGCGCAGATATTGCGAATGCATCCGGTAGGGCATCCGCGTCGCGTCGTGGCTCCACGAGGCCAGCGCGCTGTCCGTCTCGCGCTCGCCCATCAGGTAGGTATGAACCGCCTGCGACCAGATCAGATCCTTCGACTTGAGCATGGTGAAAGTGCCCGCCATCGCGGTCTTGTCGAGATAGCCCTCCTCCCACATCATATCTTCGATCAGGCTCAGCTGGTCTTCATTGGTGAACAGGCTCAGCTCCCCGGCCTCGGTGAAATCGACCTGCGCAGCCAGCATCGTCAGCGAGGCCAGCCGCTCGTCGCCATCGCGCGCCATCGCCGCCGCCGCGACCGACAGGAGCGTCCCGCCGAGGCAATAGCCCAGCCCGTGAACCTTCTCCGCACCGGTGATCGCACAGACCGCATCGAGCGCCGTCATCACGCCCTTCTCGCGGTAATCGTCGAAGCCCAGATCGCGGTCGCCCTCGTCGGGATTTTTCCAAGAGATCGCGAAAACGGTAAAGCCTTGCCCCACGAGCCAGCGGATCAGCGAATTCGTCTCCTCCAGATCGAGGATGTAATATTTCATGATCCAGGCCGGCACGATCAGCAGCGGCACCGAATGGACCTTCTCGGTGCGCGGTTCGTATTGCAGCAGCTCGATCAGATCGTTGCGCAGCACCACCTTGCCCGGCGTCAGCGCCACATCGGTCCCCGGGATCAGCGTGGGTTCCGGCTTGGTATCGCCGGTGAGCGCCTTGATCGCATCCTCGCCCCAATAGCGCGCCCCGCGCAGGAGGTTCACCCCGCCTTCCTTCAACGTCCGCTCGATCACTCGCGGATTGGTCGCGATGAAATTCGTGGGCGCCACCATGTCGAGCCATTGGCGCGCGTAGAACTGCATCATCTGTTCGTGCCGGGCCTCGACCCCGCGCACGTCCGTCGTGGCGTTGTGCCACCATTGCTGGGCATGCAGGAAACTCTGCGCGTAGAGGGAGTACGGAAACTGCTGCCAGTCGGGCGCGGAGAAACGGCGGTCCTGCGGCAGCGGTTCGAGCGGCTGCGCCTCGACATCGTCGCTGCTGTGCGGCGCCATTGCGCGCAACAGGTGCATCCATTTGCGCCCGGCCTTCCAGCCAAGCTCGGCCTGTTTGCCGGGGCTGAGGGCCAGATGCGTCGCCCAATCGGCCCAGGCGAGGCTCAGCGAGATCGGAGACAGCCCGCCCTCGGCCCGGCCCATCAACGCGTGAGAGAGACGGTCGAGCGCCTCGAAGGAGGCCAGCGCCGCGCTGTGTTCCTCGGTCCGGGGCTGATCGACGCCCGCGAGCTTGCTCACCACATTGGCCGATCCCGCGCCCGCCGTCGCGCCCTTGCGCGGCGACCCCTTGCGTGACGTCCCCTTGCGCGGCGGCACCTTGTCCCCGGCCAGATCCTTCATCCCGCTGTCTCCTGCCTGTGCGATTCCACGCCAAACCTAGCGCAGAAAGCATGACATTGGTTTGACCTGACGCAAGGGAGGACGCTCCAGCAGCACCTCACGGAAAACCGGCGCGTTCTCACATGAACGGGAGGCGAATGAAATATCGGAACTGCGGCATTGCTGCATCGGTTCTCCCTGCACATCTCGAGACGCAAGGGCATAGGCAAGATGGCAGGCCGGGATACGCCACCCCCCGGACATCGCCGTCGAGCGCAGATGCCTCGCGACATTCGGAAAGGCCGGGTTTCTCTCTCTCCCCCTCCCTGCCCGGGTTTCCGCGACGACCTGCTTCCGGGTTCTCTCGTCTCTCCTGCCCGGAAGCAGGCCCCATCACTCCCAACTCCCCGCCCGTTCTCGGGCGGGGTTTTTCTTTGCCGATCTCACCTGCGCGATAAAGCACGGCGCTCTGCGCGCGCCCGGCGGGGTGACACCGCGCGGCAAAGTGCTAGCTATGCCCGGTCATGCTGAGCAGGCTTCGCGAAAATATCATTCCGCTGACGGTGGCGCTGTCGCTCCTGATGGAGCTGATCGACGCGACCGTGCTGGCCACCGCGATTCCGGTGATCGCGCGGGACCTCTCGGTGCCGGTGCTGTCGCTCAAGATGGCGATGGCGACCTACCTGATCGCGCTCGCGGCCTTCGTGCCGATTTCCGGCTGGATCGCGGATCGGATCGGCGCACGACGAACGTTTCTGGCCGCGATGGGTGTGTTTCTCGTGGCCTCGCTCCTCTGCGCGATCCAGACGAGCGTGACGGGACTCGTGCTGGCCCGCGCGCTGCAGGGCATCGGGGCCGCAATGATGAGCCCGGTGGGCCGGCTCATCGTGCTGCGCCACACCTCCAAGGAGGAGATGACCCGCGCAATGGTCTATGTCACCCTGCCCGCGCTGATCGGCCCGGCGCTGGGCCCCTTCGTGGGCGCGACGGTGACGACCTTCCTTGGCTGGCGCTCGATCTTCCTGATGAACCTGCCACTGGGCGCGCTGGCGATCTGGCTGACGCTGCGCCACATGCCCGCCGACGGCCCGCCCGAGCCGAAACCATTCGATTTTCCGGGCTTCGTGCTCTCTGCCGTAGGTCTGGCCTCCGTGATGACCGGGTTTTCCGCGTTGGGCGAGCATATCCTGCCGTGGCAGGCCGCAGTCGCCCTCAGCGTCGCGGGTGTGGCCCTGCTGGTCCTCTACTGGCTGCGCGCGCGCGATACGTCCGAGCCGCTTCTCGATCTGCGGCTATTCCGGCACAGGACGTTCGACGTTTCGATTACCGGCGGGCTGATCTTCCGGCTGTCGAACGGGGCGATCTCGCTTCTGCTGCCGCTGTTCTTCCAGCTGGGGCTCGGCGCTTCCGTGATGGTTTCCGGTGCACTGACCGGGCTGAACGCGGTGGGCGCGGTCAGCCTGCGGACCTTCGTGCCGCGCATCCTCGATCGGTTCGGCTTCAAATGGGTGATGATCTGGGCCGCCGTCATACGGGGCGCCACGATCTTCGGCTTCCTCACCGTGACCAGCATCCATGACTGGCAGTTGATCCCGCTTCTGCTGATCGGCGGCGCCGCGCAATCGGTGGTCTTCACCGCGATCAACTCCATCGGGTTTGCCGATCTCGACCTGCGCGAGATGAGCCCCGCCACCGCCTTCACCGCGATGAGCCGTCAGGTCTCGCTTGCGCTTGGCATCGCGCTGGCGGGCGTGGTTCTGGAACTGACCGCGGGGGCGGCCGCGACCACCACCGGGGCCGAGATGATCCCGATCCACGCTTTCCTCTGGGGATTTGCCATCGCGGGTGCGACGGGACCGCTCTCGGCGCTTTATTTCATGCGCTTGCGCCGGGGCGATGCCGACGGGCTGCGTCGCAAGCGCCGGACGGTCGAGCCCTACGGCTCCTCGCGCGAACGCTTCCACGCTCCGCAGTCCAAGGAGGCGCGCGAACCGGCCGAGTGAGCCCCAGGAGAGCAGCCGGAAAATCGGGGATGCACAAGGCGTTGAGCCGGTGTAGCGTGGCGCCATGATCAAGCTCGACCCCCGCGATATCGAAATTCTGCGCGTGCTGGCACGCGAGGGCCGCATCACCAAGGCGGCGCTGGCCGAGAAGATCAACCTCTCGCCCACGCCCGCATGGGACCGGCTGAAAAAGCTGGAGAAGGCGGGCCTCATCGCTGGCTATCGCGCGACCTTCAACCTCAAGAAGCTCGGGCCGCATGTGACGCTGTTCGTGGCCGCCGAACTGGCCGATCACACCGCCGCCAGTTTCCAGACCTTCGAGCGGTCGCTCGATCAGCACCCCGAGGTCGTGGGCTGCTGGGCTCTGGGCGGCGGCTTCGACTACCTGATGCAGATCGTGACCCGCGACATCGACGCCTATCAGCGGCTGATCGACTCGATGCTGGACGCGCGGATCGGGATCGCGCGCTACTTCACCTATATCGTCACGAAGGAGGTGAAGAACGCCGCCATGCCGCCCTTCGACCTCTTCGCAGACCAAATGGACTGACGGTCGGCGGTATTTCAGCCCAAATGCGGGGCCCGCGCAGCCCATTCGGACTATTACCCTGTCAAAACGGGCGCAGAGTGATCTCAACCAAGGAGGTCTCTCATGCTCGATACCGCCATTTCCGCCCGCCCCGATATCGCCGACAAGCGCCTTCTGCGCAGCTTTGCCTATTTGAACGGTCGCTGGGTCGCCGGCGAGACGGGCGAGGTGATCCCCGTCACCAATCCCGCCAACTCGGAACGGCTGGGCGATATCACCGCACTCAGCCGCAGCCAGTCGCTAGAAGCCGTCGATGCCGCACAGCGCGCGTTTCTCGATTGGTCGACGACGCTCCCGCAGGAGCGCTCCGCGATTATGCGCCGCTGGTTCGATCTGATCATCGAGGCCAAGGATGACCTCGCGCGGATCATGGTGCTCGAACAGGGCAAACCGCTGAGCGAAGCTCTGGGCGAGATCGACTACGCGGCGAGCTTCATCGAATATTACGCCGAAGAGGCCAAGCGCCCGAATATCGAGGGCGTCACCTCGCATCTGCATGACGCAGAGGTGGAGCTGTGGCTCGAACCGGTGGGCGTCGTGGGCCTCGTCACGCCTTGGAACTTCCCCGCCGCGATGCTCACCCGCAAGGCCGCCGCCGCCATCGCGGCTGGCTGCACCGTAGTCGCGCATCCCTCTCACGAGACGCCCTATTCCGCGCTGGCGCTGGCGGAGCTGGCCGAACGCGCGGGCCTTCCCGCAGGCGTGTTCAACGTGCTTACCGGCCACGCCGCCGAGATCGTCGAGCCTTGGGGAGAAGACACCCGTGTTCGCGCGCTGTCCTTCACCGGCTCGACCGAAGTAGGCCGCCTGCTCTATCGCCAATCGGCTCAGACGGTGAAGCGACTGGTCCTCGAACTGGGCGGCCACGCCCCGGTCATCGTCTTCAAGGGTGCCGATCTGGACCGGGCGGTGGAAGAGGTCATCAAGGCGAAATTCGCAACCTCCGGTCAGGACTGCCTCGGCGCGAACCGCATCTATGTCGAGCGCCCCGTCTATGAAGAATTCTGCCGTCGGTTCACCGAGGCCACACAGGCGCTGAGCGTGGGCATCGGCATGGACGACCCCGATATCGGACCGCTGATGAACGAAAAGGCCGTCGCCAAGCAGGAAGAGCATGTCGCCGACGCGCTGGCCAAGGGCGCGAAACTGGCCTGCGGTGGCAAGCGGCTCGACCGCGGCCCGCTGTTCTTCGCGCCGACCGTTCTCATGGATGTGCCCGACAGCGCGAAGATCATGCAGGAGGAAACCTTCGGCCCGGTCGCTCCGGTCACCGTCTTCGACACCGAGGAAGAGGTATTCGATCGCGCCAACGCTACCGAATACGGGCTCGTGGCTTACGTCCATAGCCAGAACCCGAAACGCATCTACCGCGCCACGCGCGCGCTGCAATTCGGCATGGTCGCGGTCAACCGCACCAAGGTCACCGGCGCGCCGATCCCGTTCGGCGGCATGAAGCAGTCCGGCCTCGGCCGCGAAGGCTCGCGCCGCGGAATGGAGGAGTTCATGGAAATCAAATACGTCTGCCGCGACTGGGGCTGATCGCCCCGCCCGCCCGGACGCCCCAAGACAAGAAGAAGGAGAGAAAATTGCTGACCAATGACCAACTCGACAAGTGGGATCGCGAAAGCTTCTTCCACCCCTCGACCCATCTCGCCCAGCACGCGCGCGGCGAGTCCCCCAACCGCATCGTCACCGGCGGCAAGGGCGTCTTCATCGAGGATCGCGACGGCAACAAGCTGCTCGACGCCTTCGCAGGCCTCTACTGCGTGAACGCGGGCTACGGGCGCACCGAAATCTCCGAGGCCATCGCCGAGCAGGCGAAGGAACTGGCCTATTACCACGCCTATGTCGGCCACGGCACGGAAGCCTCGATCACGCTGGCGCATATGGTCCTCGACCGTGCGCCCGATCACATGTCGAAGGTCTATTTCGGCCTGTCGGGCTCGGATGCGAACGAGACCAACATCAAGCTGGTCTGGTATTACAACAACATCCTGAACCGCCCCGAGAAGAAGAAGATCATCTCGCGCTGGCGCGGCTATCACGGCTCGGGGCTGATGACCGGCTCGCTCACGGGGCTGGAGCTGTTCCACAAGAAGTTCGACCTGCCGCTGAGCCAGGTGGTCCACACCGAGGCGCCCTATTACTTCCGCCGCCCCGATGAGGCGATGTCGGAAGAGGCCTTCACCGCCTATTGTGCCACGGAGCTGGAGCAGCTGATCGAACGCGAAGGCCCCGACACCATCGCCGCCTTCATCGGTGAGCCGGTTCTGGGCACGGGCGGCATCGTGCCCCCGCCGAAAGGCTACTGGGAGGCGATTCAGAAAGTGCTGAACAAATACGACATCCTGCTGATCGCAGACGAGGTCGTGACCGGCTTCGGACGTCTGGGGAGCATGTTCGGCTCGGATCACTACGGCATGAAGCCCGACCTGATCACCATCGCCAAGGGCCTGACCTCGGCCTATGCGCCGCTCTCCGGAACGATCGTGAGCGACAAGGTCTGGAAAGTGCTCGAGCAAGGCACCGACGAGAACGGCCCGATCGGACACGGCTGGACCTATTCGGCGCACCCGATCGGGGCGGCGGCCGGTGTCGCGAACCTCGAACTGATCGACAAGCTGGGTTTGGTCGAGAATGCGGGTAAAGTCGGCAAATACCTCAATGACCAGATGCGCGCCGCCATCGGCGAGCACGCGAATGTCGGCGATATCCGCGGCGAAGGAATGCTCTGCGCGGTGGAATTCGTCTCGGATCGCGACAACCGCACCTTCTTCGACGCCTCCGACAAGATCGGCGCGAAGATCGCAGGCGCGATGGTCGAGCGTGGCGTGATCGGGCGTGCGATGCCGCAGGGCGACATCCTTGGCCTCGCCCCGCCGCTGTGCCTGACCGAGGCGGAGGCCGACAAGATCATCGAAGTCACCGCCGATGCCGTGAAATCGGTGCTGGGCTAAGGCCCCTCGGCAGGGGTCGTCTTACGAGGCGAGCTCTGCCAGCCATGCGGCAATCGCCGCGCGGCTGTCTGGATCGGGCGAATGATGCGAGACTATGAAATCGTCGAGCCATTCGCGCCGCTCCTCCGGCGTCTTCGGACCGAGCGCCCAGCCGAGCCGTGCCATCAATCGCTCCGCATCGCGATGACAGCGCCCACAGGATTGCGTGAAAAGCTGCGCCGGATCGGGTTCGGCCAAAACGCTTCCCGCCCAAAATGTCAGCGTCATCACCAAAAAGACGCGCATCACGCCCTCCCGAGAAACTCCAGAACCGAACGCGCCGCACGAAGGCCGGGCGGCTCGCCGCCCTCGCCCAAACGGCGCATCACCTCTTCCATCGCGGCCATCTGCTCGTCACGCGCCGCATCTTCTTCCAGCAACTCCAGCATCTTTGC
It includes:
- a CDS encoding cisplatin damage response ATP-dependent DNA ligase — its product is MKAFAVLLERLAFTPGRNAKIDALADYLRHAPDPERGYALAALTGELELGRAQPAVLRAMVGERVDPELFALSYDYVGDLAETIALIWPQENTPQDLDLVEIVETLQDTPKTRVGPLIAGWLDRLEPSERYALLKLATGGLRVGVSARLARVALASLGTPELEEIEEIWHGLSPPYQPLFDWIEGGEKPERAGFAPFRPVMLSTPTDLDALTDLTPDDFAAEWKWDGIRVQAVAEGGERRLYSRTGEDISGAFPDVVAHMAFDGALDGELIVRRGDQVAPFGDLQKRLGRKSPGKAMLASHPAALRLYDILIAGEEDLRPLPFEARRTRLEAFVADLNPERFDVSELLPFDTWEDLAELREAPPEVVIEGVMLKRRDTPYMAGRPKGPWFKWKRDPRIIDAVILYAQRGHGKRSGFYSDFTFGVWEGEHLVPVGKAYSGFTDEELRKLDRFVRNHTVERFGPVRSLSPDLVVEVAFEGLNRSTRHKSGVAMRFPRISRIRWDKPPGEADRIETLRAMLPEVEQP
- a CDS encoding PHA/PHB synthase family protein, with translation MKDLAGDKVPPRKGTSRKGSPRKGATAGAGSANVVSKLAGVDQPRTEEHSAALASFEALDRLSHALMGRAEGGLSPISLSLAWADWATHLALSPGKQAELGWKAGRKWMHLLRAMAPHSSDDVEAQPLEPLPQDRRFSAPDWQQFPYSLYAQSFLHAQQWWHNATTDVRGVEARHEQMMQFYARQWLDMVAPTNFIATNPRVIERTLKEGGVNLLRGARYWGEDAIKALTGDTKPEPTLIPGTDVALTPGKVVLRNDLIELLQYEPRTEKVHSVPLLIVPAWIMKYYILDLEETNSLIRWLVGQGFTVFAISWKNPDEGDRDLGFDDYREKGVMTALDAVCAITGAEKVHGLGYCLGGTLLSVAAAAMARDGDERLASLTMLAAQVDFTEAGELSLFTNEDQLSLIEDMMWEEGYLDKTAMAGTFTMLKSKDLIWSQAVHTYLMGERETDSALASWSHDATRMPYRMHSQYLRRLFLDNDLAEGRMDTRGVPVFLQDIETPVFAVATEADHIAPWHSVFKLTWSLPGAVNFALVSGGHNTGIVRPPGAPRAHYRLMEHRPGMPHPSAVDWASECAPREGSWWEPWAKWLRKTGDGSEIAPPAMGKGRKYRALCDAPGAYVLTR
- a CDS encoding MFS transporter — encoded protein: MLSRLRENIIPLTVALSLLMELIDATVLATAIPVIARDLSVPVLSLKMAMATYLIALAAFVPISGWIADRIGARRTFLAAMGVFLVASLLCAIQTSVTGLVLARALQGIGAAMMSPVGRLIVLRHTSKEEMTRAMVYVTLPALIGPALGPFVGATVTTFLGWRSIFLMNLPLGALAIWLTLRHMPADGPPEPKPFDFPGFVLSAVGLASVMTGFSALGEHILPWQAAVALSVAGVALLVLYWLRARDTSEPLLDLRLFRHRTFDVSITGGLIFRLSNGAISLLLPLFFQLGLGASVMVSGALTGLNAVGAVSLRTFVPRILDRFGFKWVMIWAAVIRGATIFGFLTVTSIHDWQLIPLLLIGGAAQSVVFTAINSIGFADLDLREMSPATAFTAMSRQVSLALGIALAGVVLELTAGAAATTTGAEMIPIHAFLWGFAIAGATGPLSALYFMRLRRGDADGLRRKRRTVEPYGSSRERFHAPQSKEAREPAE
- a CDS encoding Lrp/AsnC family transcriptional regulator; the protein is MIKLDPRDIEILRVLAREGRITKAALAEKINLSPTPAWDRLKKLEKAGLIAGYRATFNLKKLGPHVTLFVAAELADHTAASFQTFERSLDQHPEVVGCWALGGGFDYLMQIVTRDIDAYQRLIDSMLDARIGIARYFTYIVTKEVKNAAMPPFDLFADQMD
- a CDS encoding NAD-dependent succinate-semialdehyde dehydrogenase, encoding MLDTAISARPDIADKRLLRSFAYLNGRWVAGETGEVIPVTNPANSERLGDITALSRSQSLEAVDAAQRAFLDWSTTLPQERSAIMRRWFDLIIEAKDDLARIMVLEQGKPLSEALGEIDYAASFIEYYAEEAKRPNIEGVTSHLHDAEVELWLEPVGVVGLVTPWNFPAAMLTRKAAAAIAAGCTVVAHPSHETPYSALALAELAERAGLPAGVFNVLTGHAAEIVEPWGEDTRVRALSFTGSTEVGRLLYRQSAQTVKRLVLELGGHAPVIVFKGADLDRAVEEVIKAKFATSGQDCLGANRIYVERPVYEEFCRRFTEATQALSVGIGMDDPDIGPLMNEKAVAKQEEHVADALAKGAKLACGGKRLDRGPLFFAPTVLMDVPDSAKIMQEETFGPVAPVTVFDTEEEVFDRANATEYGLVAYVHSQNPKRIYRATRALQFGMVAVNRTKVTGAPIPFGGMKQSGLGREGSRRGMEEFMEIKYVCRDWG
- a CDS encoding aspartate aminotransferase family protein, which codes for MLTNDQLDKWDRESFFHPSTHLAQHARGESPNRIVTGGKGVFIEDRDGNKLLDAFAGLYCVNAGYGRTEISEAIAEQAKELAYYHAYVGHGTEASITLAHMVLDRAPDHMSKVYFGLSGSDANETNIKLVWYYNNILNRPEKKKIISRWRGYHGSGLMTGSLTGLELFHKKFDLPLSQVVHTEAPYYFRRPDEAMSEEAFTAYCATELEQLIEREGPDTIAAFIGEPVLGTGGIVPPPKGYWEAIQKVLNKYDILLIADEVVTGFGRLGSMFGSDHYGMKPDLITIAKGLTSAYAPLSGTIVSDKVWKVLEQGTDENGPIGHGWTYSAHPIGAAAGVANLELIDKLGLVENAGKVGKYLNDQMRAAIGEHANVGDIRGEGMLCAVEFVSDRDNRTFFDASDKIGAKIAGAMVERGVIGRAMPQGDILGLAPPLCLTEAEADKIIEVTADAVKSVLG